From the Nodularia sp. NIES-3585 genome, one window contains:
- a CDS encoding NB-ARC domain-containing protein, which yields MDIQQALVFVDTLIFENTGKHLSDLQRRVLHSFWSNPHLRYDDIAKTYGYSVNYLKQDIGPKLWQLLSESCGEKVSKSNFRSALERSWHQADISQVVAENLPLTTATQKAISNQESSWTDVINTPLLKVTRYQDWGDAPDVSVFYHRTQELATLEQWIVNDGCRLVVLRGMGGIGKTHLSVKLAEQIQNHFECLIWRSLVSAPPLQQLTRDLLKLLTQGEENNLPIRLEEQISTLMQILKTKRCLLILDNAESILRSGVLAGQYQQGYENYRTFFQGLGQRQHNSCLLLTTREKPQEISFMQGETLPVRSFKLGGLTLQAAQQLLQVKGCFLESESCLQEFIKKYSGNPLALKIISAIAKDLYNGNISELLKSTLFIPGEINEVLEQQFNRLPVSEKKFLYWLTLEQEQFDESALKAGDIPEIPPQIISETIRSLLHRSLLEKKQKKFFLQPVVREYLQNKIIEEILEEIESENIFLCNQYPLLKSEAKEYIRQGQIQLFIQPLADRLYTLYKSLNQIEIKFKRILVSLREKTSLEPGYAAGNIINILSQLQVKLTGYDFSDLNVWSGCLQKINLQNVNFTRADLSKSVFAKQLTSILSLAFSDNGRLLATGDVNGEIHLWEIDSGQAVLRCIGHAGWVHSISFSPDGKMLCSASSDHTVKLWDVFDGSCLKTLTGHHQRVRSAAFSPDGRMIASGSSDATIRLWDTNSGKCLKVLSGHDSFIWSVAFSPDGKMIASGSEDQSIKLWNVKTGECSQTLSGHHSWVRAIAFSPDGKLLASGSGDRTLKIWETSTGKCLRTFTGHTQRLRSVAFSPDGKLVASGSGDRTVRLWSIADGQCLKNLHGHHSLLTSVAFSPNGTILATAAEDRSVRLWEVSTGSCIDIWQGYGGWVQSVAFSPDGKTLASGTEDKTVRLWNLEKTQSLKTLPDSLVLEGHRGWVCSVAFSPDGKHLASGSSDYNIKLWDVNTSQCLKTLQGHKRSISSVVFSPNGLTLASCSGDYTLKLWDIITGNCLKTLEGHQGWLWSVQFSPDGVTLASASEDKTIKLWDIATGNCINTLVGHSSWVQAIFFSPDGKLLASASCDCTIRLWDVVTGQCLKTLRGHTSWVQSVAFSPQGEILASGSCDQTVKFWNLNTSECQHTIPAHQSWVWSVAFSPDGQILVSGGQDETIRLWDVQTRKCLQIFRTKRPYEGMCIKGAKGLTSVQREALKFLGAVD from the coding sequence ATGGACATTCAACAAGCCTTAGTCTTTGTTGACACCTTGATATTTGAGAACACAGGTAAGCATCTGAGCGATTTGCAAAGGCGGGTTCTGCATTCGTTTTGGTCAAATCCTCACCTACGTTACGATGACATCGCTAAAACATACGGTTATTCAGTTAATTACCTCAAGCAAGATATTGGACCGAAGTTATGGCAGCTTCTATCGGAGAGTTGTGGTGAAAAAGTCAGTAAAAGCAATTTTCGCTCGGCTTTAGAAAGAAGTTGGCATCAAGCAGATATAAGTCAAGTTGTTGCAGAAAATTTACCCCTGACAACCGCTACACAGAAGGCGATCTCAAACCAAGAATCATCATGGACAGATGTGATTAACACTCCTCTTCTCAAGGTGACAAGATACCAAGATTGGGGAGATGCGCCTGATGTTTCCGTTTTCTATCATCGCACTCAAGAATTAGCTACCCTAGAACAATGGATAGTGAATGATGGTTGTCGTTTGGTGGTCTTGCGAGGAATGGGAGGAATCGGTAAAACCCATCTCAGCGTCAAGTTAGCCGAACAAATTCAAAATCATTTTGAATGTTTGATTTGGCGATCGCTAGTTTCAGCGCCTCCTTTACAACAATTAACACGCGATCTCCTGAAGTTGTTGACCCAAGGAGAAGAAAACAATTTACCCATCAGACTAGAAGAGCAAATTTCTACTCTGATGCAAATTTTGAAAACAAAACGATGTTTATTGATCCTAGATAATGCGGAATCAATTTTGAGAAGTGGTGTTTTAGCAGGTCAATATCAACAAGGTTACGAAAACTACAGAACATTTTTTCAAGGTTTAGGACAACGCCAGCATAACAGTTGCTTACTCTTGACTACGCGAGAGAAACCTCAAGAAATTAGTTTCATGCAAGGAGAAACATTGCCTGTTCGCTCTTTCAAGTTAGGAGGATTAACTCTTCAAGCAGCACAGCAACTTTTACAAGTAAAGGGATGTTTCTTAGAATCGGAATCATGCTTGCAGGAATTTATCAAAAAATATAGTGGTAATCCTTTAGCTTTAAAAATTATCTCGGCAATTGCCAAGGATTTATATAATGGTAATATTTCCGAGCTTCTCAAAAGTACATTGTTCATACCAGGAGAAATTAACGAGGTACTGGAACAACAGTTTAACCGCTTACCTGTTTCAGAAAAGAAATTTTTATACTGGTTAACTCTTGAACAAGAACAATTTGATGAAAGTGCTTTGAAGGCAGGGGATATTCCCGAAATACCTCCTCAAATCATCAGTGAAACTATTCGTTCACTATTGCATCGTTCTCTTTTGGAGAAGAAACAGAAAAAGTTCTTTTTACAGCCTGTTGTCAGAGAATATTTGCAAAACAAGATAATTGAGGAAATTCTGGAAGAGATAGAGAGCGAAAATATATTTTTATGCAACCAATACCCGTTATTAAAATCAGAAGCAAAAGAGTATATTAGACAAGGACAGATTCAGCTATTTATCCAACCTTTAGCGGATAGGCTGTACACTTTGTATAAAAGTCTCAATCAAATTGAAATTAAGTTTAAAAGAATTCTGGTAAGCCTGCGAGAGAAGACATCCTTAGAACCGGGATACGCGGCTGGCAATATCATTAATATTTTATCTCAATTGCAAGTCAAACTGACTGGCTATGACTTTTCTGATTTAAATGTTTGGTCTGGTTGTTTACAAAAAATCAATTTACAAAATGTTAACTTTACTCGTGCTGATTTGAGCAAATCTGTATTTGCTAAACAGTTAACTAGCATTTTATCTTTAGCCTTTAGTGACAATGGCAGATTACTGGCGACGGGAGATGTGAATGGGGAAATTCACCTATGGGAAATTGACAGTGGTCAGGCAGTTCTCAGATGTATTGGACACGCAGGTTGGGTACATTCGATTAGTTTTAGTCCCGATGGCAAAATGCTGTGTAGTGCTAGCAGCGATCATACTGTGAAATTATGGGACGTGTTTGACGGCAGTTGTCTGAAAACCCTCACAGGACATCATCAGCGAGTGCGTTCGGCTGCCTTTAGTCCTGATGGCAGGATGATTGCCAGTGGTAGCAGTGATGCCACAATCAGACTGTGGGATACGAACAGTGGTAAATGTTTGAAGGTTCTGTCAGGACACGATAGTTTTATTTGGTCTGTGGCATTCTCCCCTGATGGCAAGATGATTGCTAGCGGCAGTGAAGATCAGAGTATTAAACTTTGGAATGTGAAGACGGGTGAATGTTCGCAAACCTTATCAGGACATCACAGTTGGGTGCGGGCGATCGCCTTTAGTCCCGATGGTAAACTGCTAGCAAGTGGTAGTGGCGATCGCACACTCAAAATTTGGGAAACTAGTACTGGCAAATGTTTGAGAACATTCACAGGACATACCCAAAGATTGCGATCAGTCGCATTTAGTCCAGATGGTAAGCTTGTAGCAAGTGGTAGTGGCGATCGCACAGTCAGACTTTGGAGTATTGCAGATGGACAATGCCTGAAAAACCTACACGGCCATCACAGTCTCCTCACCTCAGTTGCCTTTAGTCCCAATGGCACAATCCTCGCCACGGCTGCGGAAGATCGCTCTGTACGACTGTGGGAAGTCAGTACAGGTAGCTGTATCGATATTTGGCAAGGTTACGGTGGTTGGGTTCAATCAGTAGCCTTCAGTCCCGATGGCAAAACCTTAGCCAGTGGTACTGAAGATAAAACCGTCCGATTGTGGAATCTGGAAAAAACTCAATCTTTAAAAACGCTACCCGATTCTCTGGTCTTAGAAGGACATCGCGGTTGGGTCTGTTCTGTCGCCTTCAGTCCTGATGGCAAACACCTAGCTAGTGGCAGCAGTGACTATAATATCAAGCTTTGGGATGTCAATACGAGTCAATGCTTGAAGACATTACAGGGCCATAAACGTTCGATTAGTTCGGTAGTCTTTAGCCCCAATGGACTGACACTAGCCAGTTGCAGTGGCGACTACACTCTGAAATTATGGGATATCATTACCGGCAACTGTCTGAAAACTTTAGAAGGACACCAGGGTTGGCTCTGGTCTGTTCAATTTAGTCCTGATGGAGTTACCTTAGCAAGTGCTTCAGAAGACAAAACCATTAAACTGTGGGATATTGCCACGGGTAACTGTATCAACACACTTGTGGGACATAGTAGCTGGGTACAAGCAATCTTTTTTAGCCCTGATGGCAAACTTTTAGCCAGTGCAAGTTGTGATTGTACAATTCGTTTATGGGATGTCGTTACAGGACAATGTTTAAAAACCTTACGCGGACATACCAGTTGGGTACAGTCAGTAGCATTTAGTCCTCAAGGAGAAATCTTAGCTAGTGGTAGTTGCGACCAAACCGTGAAGTTTTGGAACCTGAATACAAGTGAATGTCAGCACACAATACCAGCTCATCAAAGTTGGGTGTGGTCTGTGGCGTTTAGTCCCGATGGGCAGATTCTAGTCAGTGGCGGACAAGATGAAACCATCCGACTCTGGGATGTTCAAACAAGAAAATGTCTACAGATATTTAGAACAAAACGACCTTACGAAGGGATGTGTATTAAAGGAGCCAAAGGTTTAACATCTGTGCAGCGAGAAGCCTTAAAATTTTTAGGCGCAGTGGATTAG
- a CDS encoding MBL fold metallo-hydrolase, with translation MKIQLIGHASLFIETQDCRVLMDPVFWDPFCEGLNESCPKREVFAEKVPEFDFLVISHQHFDHFDIRTLASLPNKKVDVLIPRDKLIEDCLRKLGYSRIYPLRDFQKIKVGSTKMVTTRSEIPVPEYGMIFSDDSGVFWNAVDTFFSPQTIQKIRADYPQIDVLLTPWHVSLEGKYQYNQNISFPFSLYSHLFYLIGLIAAKAIIPGANGFKYINESAWQNQVVFPTTRERFCHDLKLAFPEINDHILTLDPGDTLSINSGNYQVAQEDCDYVRTIVDDRECLEFAPIKMGAPLVDCNPKNYPLPVMKEKIVQEIENELPEFINNHRNSVFLEHCHWQVIYQLEVIFVDGSQKWYVDFSQENIQVFRGRNPLANLYSCITASCLYALIEKKRDWDYLICSGDYRTFHKIYAIARQGIVAAEMSVPKDPLELRFPSAYIAGNNLYEELPKWIDSQSPSGSFNEDENPMIAIGNLLLKRKKNQKIQEQPSELINEERITKA, from the coding sequence ATGAAAATTCAACTTATTGGTCATGCATCTCTGTTTATAGAAACTCAAGATTGTCGGGTGTTAATGGACCCGGTTTTTTGGGACCCTTTTTGTGAAGGCTTGAACGAAAGTTGTCCCAAAAGAGAAGTTTTTGCCGAAAAAGTTCCCGAATTTGATTTTTTAGTTATTTCTCATCAGCACTTCGATCATTTTGATATTCGGACTCTGGCATCTTTACCTAATAAAAAAGTTGATGTCTTGATTCCTAGAGATAAACTAATCGAAGATTGTCTGAGAAAACTTGGTTATTCTCGAATTTATCCTCTACGAGATTTTCAGAAAATCAAAGTCGGCTCAACTAAAATGGTCACAACTCGTTCAGAAATTCCCGTGCCTGAATATGGCATGATTTTTTCCGACGATAGTGGGGTATTTTGGAATGCAGTGGATACATTTTTTTCACCACAAACAATTCAAAAAATTCGAGCAGATTATCCCCAAATCGATGTTTTATTAACGCCTTGGCACGTTAGTCTAGAAGGAAAATATCAGTATAACCAAAATATTTCTTTCCCATTTTCCCTTTATAGTCACTTATTTTATTTAATTGGATTAATCGCAGCTAAAGCAATTATACCTGGGGCGAATGGATTTAAATACATCAATGAATCAGCTTGGCAAAATCAGGTAGTTTTTCCTACCACTAGAGAACGTTTTTGTCACGATCTAAAACTGGCATTTCCAGAAATTAATGATCATATCTTAACTTTAGACCCTGGGGATACACTGAGTATTAATTCAGGTAATTATCAAGTTGCTCAGGAAGATTGCGATTATGTGAGAACTATTGTTGATGATCGGGAATGTTTAGAATTTGCTCCCATTAAAATGGGTGCGCCTTTAGTGGATTGTAATCCTAAAAATTATCCCCTTCCAGTCATGAAGGAAAAAATTGTCCAAGAGATAGAAAATGAGTTGCCTGAATTTATTAACAACCATCGTAACTCTGTATTTTTAGAACACTGTCATTGGCAAGTAATTTATCAATTAGAAGTTATTTTTGTTGATGGCAGTCAAAAATGGTATGTTGACTTTTCACAAGAAAACATTCAAGTCTTTAGAGGACGTAATCCACTGGCTAATCTATACAGTTGTATTACTGCTTCTTGTTTGTACGCATTAATTGAAAAAAAGCGAGATTGGGACTATTTAATATGTAGTGGCGATTATCGCACATTTCATAAAATTTATGCGATCGCTCGTCAAGGCATTGTGGCTGCTGAAATGTCTGTGCCTAAAGACCCTTTAGAATTAAGATTTCCTTCGGCTTATATTGCTGGTAATAACCTTTATGAAGAATTACCAAAATGGATAGATTCTCAGTCACCATCTGGCTCATTTAATGAAGATGAAAATCCGATGATTGCCATTGGTAATCTTCTCCTCAAGCGGAAAAAAAACCAAAAAATACAGGAACAGCCCAGTGAATTAATTAATGAGGAACGTATCACTAAAGCGTAG
- a CDS encoding 2OG-Fe(II) oxygenase yields MNTQSSQQSLTLQSLLPQPRCYAQRANFLPIEDLQNLAQTIITSPYLAQSQLSANFQGSRGFSVIFTRSGIARVQDHFPSFASYLQKALKSACNAFYLNPLLLTEGIGVEPHLDCSICSYDMVMTNPRLVSVLYVQVPEDMTGGELVLQAGKRFVGSIVPQTNTLVYFLGNLLHSVNPVKCSQPRISLICEQYNLSEERLQNIPEFEIKSGANKYREIAHD; encoded by the coding sequence ATGAATACACAATCTTCCCAGCAGTCGCTAACCTTGCAAAGTCTTTTACCGCAACCTCGTTGCTATGCCCAACGTGCCAATTTCCTGCCTATAGAAGATTTGCAGAACCTAGCCCAGACGATTATCACATCGCCTTACTTAGCACAAAGTCAATTGAGTGCAAATTTTCAGGGTAGTCGCGGGTTTTCGGTCATTTTTACACGTTCAGGAATTGCTCGCGTCCAGGATCACTTTCCCAGCTTTGCATCATATCTGCAAAAAGCTCTGAAGTCGGCTTGTAATGCCTTTTATCTCAATCCGTTGCTACTCACCGAGGGGATAGGTGTTGAACCCCATCTGGACTGTAGTATCTGTAGTTACGATATGGTGATGACGAACCCCAGACTGGTTAGTGTGCTGTACGTGCAAGTACCGGAAGACATGACGGGTGGAGAACTGGTGCTTCAGGCGGGAAAACGTTTTGTTGGTTCTATTGTCCCCCAAACCAATACTTTGGTTTATTTTTTAGGAAACTTACTACATTCAGTCAATCCAGTTAAATGCTCACAACCGAGAATCAGCCTCATCTGTGAACAATATAATCTCAGCGAAGAGAGGCTGCAAAATATTCCAGAATTTGAAATCAAATCTGGGGCTAATAAATATCGGGAAATAGCTCATGATTAG
- a CDS encoding MBL fold metallo-hydrolase codes for MDHTISFAKGAQISTITASDRLCSVIQPFIQEIFNSLLEFNNFGQAILQAANKHKKIADIFFDIDPNQIETSFSLKKELLLLPDNPLLALLFTNARYPPFLGKSGIESLQDQAILPEIKKLFYLCGQSNLTYQQICEQISERGLVLLDQWLKCRIVQDKPCSRHISYQNLPGVFRLQHASLLYRSKTTGVLVDPHLHSNYGISSLKEDITRAKLEGLVDAILISHSHYDHWHYPTLMMFPADIPIIVPKVPQGTITCEDMEARLKSLGFENVIAVDWYAAPITFGDIEIHVLPFYGEQPLVPEYAHPKYPELRNWGNTYLLRTEDYTSWFLIDAGSEPTGSMVEVAEYVKEKFDHVDQIISNFQPLSYNSIGTDLSGWGIDIVGNLISNPQIFSVTNKQEGGYISTLGPKGVAELCAIVEAKYCLPYAHSWAELGSYTIHDEPLIRETEDELKNLGCSTKVIPWRIGDGYLCQDQDIICRPVFY; via the coding sequence ATGGATCATACAATTTCTTTTGCCAAAGGCGCTCAAATATCTACGATCACGGCAAGCGATCGCCTGTGTTCTGTGATTCAACCTTTTATTCAGGAAATTTTTAATTCTTTATTGGAGTTTAACAATTTTGGGCAAGCAATACTACAGGCAGCCAATAAACATAAAAAAATAGCAGATATATTTTTTGATATTGATCCAAACCAAATAGAAACCAGCTTTTCTTTAAAGAAAGAATTGCTTTTACTCCCAGATAACCCTCTTTTAGCTTTGTTGTTTACTAATGCTAGATATCCGCCATTTTTAGGTAAAAGTGGCATTGAAAGTCTGCAAGACCAAGCCATATTACCCGAAATCAAAAAACTCTTTTATCTCTGCGGTCAATCAAATTTAACATATCAACAAATTTGTGAACAAATCAGTGAGCGTGGGCTAGTTTTATTAGATCAATGGCTAAAATGCCGCATTGTTCAAGACAAACCTTGTTCTCGTCACATAAGTTATCAAAACCTACCGGGAGTTTTTCGTCTCCAACACGCATCACTACTCTACAGAAGCAAGACTACAGGAGTTTTGGTAGATCCTCACCTCCACTCAAATTATGGCATCTCCTCTTTAAAAGAAGATATTACTCGCGCCAAACTAGAAGGCCTTGTGGATGCTATTTTAATTTCCCATAGTCATTACGACCATTGGCATTATCCCACCTTAATGATGTTTCCGGCTGATATTCCCATAATTGTTCCCAAAGTACCCCAAGGAACTATTACTTGCGAGGACATGGAAGCTAGATTAAAAAGCCTGGGATTTGAAAATGTGATTGCTGTTGATTGGTATGCTGCTCCTATTACATTTGGTGACATAGAAATTCATGTTTTACCGTTTTATGGAGAACAACCTTTAGTTCCAGAATACGCCCACCCAAAATATCCAGAATTGAGAAACTGGGGTAATACCTATTTGCTACGCACAGAAGATTACACCTCTTGGTTCTTAATTGATGCTGGTAGCGAGCCAACTGGTTCGATGGTGGAAGTAGCAGAATATGTTAAAGAAAAGTTTGATCATGTCGATCAGATTATTAGTAATTTTCAACCATTATCCTATAACTCAATTGGCACAGATTTATCCGGTTGGGGCATAGATATTGTTGGCAATTTAATTAGCAATCCTCAAATATTTTCTGTTACTAACAAACAAGAAGGAGGATATATTTCTACATTAGGCCCAAAGGGAGTAGCAGAACTTTGTGCTATTGTCGAAGCAAAATATTGCTTACCTTATGCCCACAGTTGGGCGGAATTAGGCAGTTATACAATTCACGATGAACCGCTGATTCGAGAAACCGAAGATGAACTCAAAAATCTGGGCTGTTCTACAAAAGTGATTCCCTGGCGCATTGGTGATGGCTACCTCTGTCAGGATCAGGATATAATCTGCCGGCCAGTATTTTATTAA
- a CDS encoding Nif11-like leader peptide family natural product precursor: MSIEAVNQFLERVESEEKLQEELAEVIESADTAGEDADREGATDLGKKYGYDFTSEELWAAIKQRQNEFQERQVSGELTDDELEAVAGGIAPIIIAAGIGAAGAIGSALISKAKW, from the coding sequence ATGAGTATTGAAGCTGTAAATCAGTTTTTAGAAAGAGTCGAATCAGAAGAAAAATTGCAAGAAGAGTTAGCTGAAGTTATTGAATCAGCAGACACTGCTGGAGAAGATGCTGACCGAGAAGGTGCGACTGATTTAGGTAAAAAATATGGTTACGATTTTACCTCAGAAGAACTTTGGGCAGCAATCAAACAACGCCAAAATGAATTCCAGGAACGCCAAGTATCTGGGGAATTAACTGATGATGAGTTAGAAGCAGTAGCAGGTGGAATAGCTCCTATAATCATTGCTGCTGGTATTGGTGCTGCGGGAGCCATAGGTAGCGCTTTGATTTCAAAAGCTAAGTGGTGA
- a CDS encoding GAF domain-containing protein, producing MSYLIYTPETPNERVYELKPGVNTIGRQIDNTIVLLEETVSRHHAQIHVTPNSVTIQDCRSSNHTFVNQVKVDICQLGEGDQVMCGTVPFKFVHNLTTSRFKQIDGKELLGDNFKQIPLPEIPDQLQNLVSQNSRSDSILKFNTDNSQQQPVNKLKILLEVSKQLCSPDEPDQLLHKILNLLFEIMGIDRAAILLVDDKSQQLEAKEVKSREYIHFSQEFYSRRIVNIAYKSGDAIISQDPKGDQRFHDSVSILLDGIQNCMCVPLKNHQETIGVLYVDNLSPLVRYTEEDLDFLTALANQAAAAIHLSRQFHNREQKLKQQVLELQIQIDESKKESEVAEIIEGDFFQNLQQRAEQIRKKNELS from the coding sequence GTGTCTTATTTAATCTACACTCCTGAAACACCAAATGAGAGAGTTTATGAATTGAAACCTGGAGTTAACACCATTGGTCGCCAAATAGATAATACTATTGTTCTACTAGAAGAAACCGTATCTCGTCATCATGCCCAGATTCATGTCACCCCTAATAGTGTGACAATTCAGGATTGTCGCAGTAGCAATCATACTTTTGTCAATCAAGTCAAAGTTGATATCTGTCAACTTGGTGAAGGTGATCAAGTTATGTGCGGTACAGTCCCATTTAAATTCGTTCATAACCTAACAACATCCCGGTTCAAGCAGATCGATGGTAAAGAATTATTAGGCGATAATTTCAAACAAATTCCTCTGCCCGAAATTCCCGATCAACTTCAGAATTTGGTGAGCCAGAATTCCAGGTCTGACTCAATTCTCAAATTTAATACTGACAATAGTCAGCAACAGCCAGTTAACAAACTAAAAATTCTCTTAGAAGTTAGTAAACAACTTTGTTCCCCTGACGAACCCGATCAACTTCTGCACAAGATCCTCAATCTTTTGTTTGAAATTATGGGAATTGACCGGGCGGCGATTCTCTTGGTGGATGACAAGTCTCAACAACTCGAAGCCAAAGAAGTCAAGTCACGAGAATATATTCATTTTAGCCAAGAGTTTTACAGTCGCAGAATCGTCAATATCGCTTATAAAAGCGGGGATGCAATTATCAGTCAAGATCCCAAGGGCGACCAGCGATTTCATGATTCTGTCTCCATTCTCCTAGACGGGATTCAGAATTGTATGTGCGTCCCACTCAAAAATCATCAGGAAACCATCGGGGTATTATACGTCGATAATTTATCTCCTCTTGTCCGTTATACCGAAGAGGATTTAGATTTTTTAACTGCTTTGGCGAATCAAGCAGCAGCAGCCATTCATCTGTCTCGGCAATTTCACAACCGCGAACAGAAACTGAAACAACAAGTATTGGAATTGCAAATTCAAATCGACGAATCAAAGAAAGAAAGCGAAGTAGCTGAAATTATCGAGGGCGATTTTTTTCAAAATTTGCAGCAACGTGCGGAGCAAATCAGAAAAAAAAATGAGCTTAGTTGA
- a CDS encoding MinD/ParA family protein, with protein MSKIISIHSYRGGTGKSNTTANIATLVARQGNRVGIIDTDLPSPGIHILFGLAVKQGDRTLNDFLWGKSKIKDAAYDVSYVLEEQETPNTKVYLVPASVKINDISRILREGFDPELLFQGYQQLIKDLKLDYLFIDTHPGLSEETLLSLTVSQMVLLILRPDQQDFQGTAVTVDVARRLKVPQMFLIVNKALPEYNFEQMCQQVKATYNVPVLAILPDSPDMLRLASQGIFSIKYQNHPITKVLQKIAKQITNKTVTI; from the coding sequence ATGTCAAAAATTATTTCTATTCACTCTTATCGAGGCGGTACTGGTAAATCTAATACCACAGCCAATATTGCTACCTTGGTGGCTAGACAGGGAAATCGCGTGGGTATTATCGATACCGACCTACCTTCTCCCGGAATTCATATTCTCTTTGGTTTGGCGGTTAAGCAGGGCGATCGCACTCTGAATGACTTTCTTTGGGGAAAGAGTAAAATTAAGGATGCTGCCTATGATGTTAGTTATGTTCTAGAAGAACAAGAAACTCCCAATACCAAAGTTTATTTAGTGCCTGCAAGCGTCAAAATCAATGATATTTCTCGGATTTTAAGAGAAGGTTTCGACCCAGAATTATTATTTCAAGGATATCAGCAGCTGATTAAGGACTTAAAATTAGATTATTTATTCATTGATACCCATCCTGGCTTGAGCGAGGAAACATTACTTTCTTTAACAGTTTCCCAGATGGTACTATTGATACTGCGACCAGATCAACAAGATTTTCAGGGAACAGCCGTTACAGTAGATGTGGCTCGGCGACTCAAAGTCCCTCAGATGTTTCTCATAGTCAATAAAGCCTTACCTGAATACAATTTTGAACAAATGTGTCAACAAGTCAAAGCCACATACAATGTGCCTGTTTTGGCTATCCTACCGGACTCTCCGGATATGTTGCGTTTAGCTAGTCAAGGTATTTTTAGCATTAAATACCAAAACCATCCCATCACTAAAGTTCTGCAAAAAATCGCTAAACAAATTACCAACAAGACAGTTACCATTTAA